The Brassica oleracea var. oleracea cultivar TO1000 unplaced genomic scaffold, BOL UnpScaffold03820, whole genome shotgun sequence genomic interval TGACATTATATCGTGAGTAAAAATTTGGTTCTCCAACTATCGGTTTGCTTGGTTTTAGTTGTTTTCCTACCCCTGCTCAAGACCCGGTTGTTGAAACATGACGAcacaaatacaataaaaaaatgttccaagatcaagaaacacttttttttttcttagttgacaaaaaaaaaagatcaagatCAACAATTATAAATGTGATTATCCTAAAAACATATAATGTATCTACCCCATGGTAGGCCAGCTTCGTATAGGGTTTCCGAGTCTTCCGTTGTTATGTATACATAGAGATTCTgagagacaaacaaacaaaaacctaCTTGCAGGTTTAATTAAACAATGACTAGGATCTCCGATCTTCCGGTAAATTTGGTAGAGGAGATCCTCTATAGGGTTCCCTTGAAATCAATGAGAGCAGTGCGATTAACTTGCAAAGATTGGGACACTTTATCCAAAAACAGAAGCTTTTCAAAGATGCATATTGGTAAACTAAGGGCAGTAAAAGAAGGTGAGAGTCTCTGATGATCGCAATGATAGATTACAATCTATATCTCATGAAGGTCACTCTCGTGGTCAATGAAAATCCATTTATAGAGTGTAAAGGTAAacttaacaaacaaaataagatATCTCAAGTTTTCCACTGTGACGGTTTATTGTTATGCGTCTTGGACGATGATGATACCAAAGCTATTGTTTGGAATCCGTATTGGTGTCAAACAAGGTGTTTAGAATTTAGATATTCTCATCGCCCATATAGACGGGACATGTTCAGTTACGCTCTAGGATACGAGGACAAGGGCTTTGTCGTAGCTACAAATTCTTGAGGTTTATAGATCAGTGCGTTGACTATATAAGACCAGAGACGAATTTTTATGGTATGAGATTTACGATTTCGACTCTAGTTTATGGAAGACTCTTGATATCACTCAACACTGGCGTATACTGTGTCATCAGCCTGGCGTGTCTCTCAAAGGAAATA includes:
- the LOC106321906 gene encoding LOW QUALITY PROTEIN: F-box/kelch-repeat protein At4g33290-like (The sequence of the model RefSeq protein was modified relative to this genomic sequence to represent the inferred CDS: inserted 1 base in 1 codon; deleted 4 bases in 2 codons), which codes for MTRISDLPVNLVEEILYRVPLKSMRAVRLTCKDWDTLSKNRSFSKMHIGKLRAVKEGESLMIAMIDYNLYLMKVTLVVNENPFIECKGKLNKQNKISQVFHCDGLLLCVLDDDDTKAIVWNPYWCQTRCLEFRYSHRPYRRDMFSYALGYEDKGXCRSYKFLRFIDQCVDYKTRDEFLWYEIYDFDSSLWKTLDITQHWRILCHQPGVSLKGNTYCWSGLSTCPLRTKPKIRSNPLSNN